One Candidatus Eisenbacteria bacterium genomic window carries:
- a CDS encoding response regulator transcription factor, whose protein sequence is MSLRILIADDHPIMRQGLRALLEQERGMTVVGEAENGRRAVELTGKLDPQIVVMDITMSGLNGIEATRQIKSSAPRTEVIALSIHSDRRFVIEMLRAGASGYLLKDDCTRDELARAIHAVAEGHRYVSPGIADVVVEEVTRRPADEDDRATPSLTPREREVLQLLAEGRTTKEIALLLKVSPKTVETHRHQIMERLGINSVAELTKWAVRHGLTSL, encoded by the coding sequence ATGAGTCTGCGGATTCTCATTGCCGACGACCATCCAATCATGCGGCAAGGCCTGCGCGCCCTCCTCGAGCAGGAGCGCGGCATGACTGTCGTGGGGGAAGCGGAGAACGGACGCAGGGCCGTCGAGCTCACGGGCAAGCTCGATCCCCAGATCGTGGTCATGGACATCACCATGTCGGGTCTGAACGGGATAGAGGCGACCCGCCAGATCAAGTCGTCCGCGCCACGGACCGAGGTCATCGCCCTCTCGATCCACTCCGACCGCCGCTTCGTGATCGAGATGCTGCGGGCGGGCGCTTCCGGGTATCTCCTCAAGGACGACTGCACGAGGGACGAGCTCGCGCGCGCGATTCACGCCGTGGCCGAGGGCCACCGGTATGTGAGCCCCGGCATTGCCGACGTGGTGGTCGAGGAAGTCACAAGGCGGCCTGCGGACGAAGACGACAGGGCGACCCCCAGCCTGACGCCCCGCGAGCGTGAGGTTCTTCAGCTCCTGGCCGAGGGCAGGACGACCAAGGAGATCGCGCTGCTCCTCAAAGTCAGCCCCAAGACCGTGGAGACCCACCGACATCAGATTATGGAACGGCTTGGAATCAATAGCGTTGCGGAACTGACCAAGTGGGCGGTCCGACACGGCCTCACCTCGCTCTAG